The Sphaerisporangium siamense genome includes the window CCTGGTCCTCCATGGCGTCGGAGACGTCCTCCTCGACGATGTCCGACGCCGAGCGCACGATCAGCGGGTCGGGCGTGCCGACCACCTCGTGGTCCTTGTTCTCGTAGTCGAACAGGCTGAGGACGTGCCGCATGGCCTCGATCCGGCCGCGCTTCTTGTCGTTGCTCTTGATGACCGTCCAGGGCGCGTCCTCGGTGTCGGTGTTGAGGAACATGTCCTCTTTCGCCTGCGTGTACTCGTTCCACTTGTCGAGGGACTGCAGGTCCATCGGCGACAGCTTCCACTGCCGCACGGGGTCGACCTGGCGGATGATGAACCGGGTGCGCTGCTCGCGCCTGGTGACCGAGAACCAAAGCTTGACCAGCCGGATGCCGTCGCGGACGAGCATGCGCTCGAACAGCGGCGTCTGCAGCATGAACTCGTCGTACTCCTCGGGCGTGCAGAAGCCCATCACCCGCTCGACCCCGGCGCGGTTGTACCACGACCGGTCGAACAGGGAGATCTCCCCGGCCGCGGGCAGGTGGGCGATGTACCGCTGGAAGTACCACTGCGTGCGCTCGCGCTCGTTGGGCTTCTCCAGCGCCACGACCGAGGCGCCGCGCGGGTTCAGGTGCTCCATGAACCGCTTGATCGTGCCGCCCTTGCCGGCGGCGTCGCGGCCCTCGAACAGGATCACCAGGCGGCCCCCGGTGTCCTTGATCCAGTACTGCAGCTTCAGCAGCTCGATCTGGAGGAGCCGCTTGGTCTGGTCGTATTCGGGGCGCGACATGCGCCCGGTGTAGGGGTAGTGCTCACGCCAGGTGTCCACCGGGCGGCCGTCGGCGTAGTAGAGGACGGGATCGTCGTCGTCGCCCGCGTCGACCCACAGGCCAGGGGTCCTGTCGAGCAGATCACTGGTCGCCGCCAGGCGTTTGGCATGCATGCCGTCAAAGTGCCCCGGATCCATAACACCAGCATTTCATGATATAGGACATTTATCGAAACGCACTGTGAACAGTCCGGATCACGCAGTGGTCAGACGCACCGCCCGCCGCCCGAGTCCAGGACTCGCCCCCCGCTGCCCACGAAGCGCCAGTCGTAACCTCCGGGACGCAGGACCAGCCGCAGCACGCCGAAATGCGCGGCGTCGCGGAACT containing:
- the ppk2 gene encoding polyphosphate kinase 2; this encodes MHAKRLAATSDLLDRTPGLWVDAGDDDDPVLYYADGRPVDTWREHYPYTGRMSRPEYDQTKRLLQIELLKLQYWIKDTGGRLVILFEGRDAAGKGGTIKRFMEHLNPRGASVVALEKPNERERTQWYFQRYIAHLPAAGEISLFDRSWYNRAGVERVMGFCTPEEYDEFMLQTPLFERMLVRDGIRLVKLWFSVTRREQRTRFIIRQVDPVRQWKLSPMDLQSLDKWNEYTQAKEDMFLNTDTEDAPWTVIKSNDKKRGRIEAMRHVLSLFDYENKDHEVVGTPDPLIVRSASDIVEEDVSDAMEDQDLTLPPPSSS